From a single Streptomyces sp. 1331.2 genomic region:
- a CDS encoding response regulator: protein MPESTPSIRVLLVDDHQVVRRGLRTFLEVQDDIEVVGEAADGAEGVERARELDPDVVLMDLKMPGVDGIEALRTLKGEGSRARILIVTSFTEHRTMVPALRAGAAGYVYKDVDPEALAGAIRSVHAGHVLLQPELAEALLSEDGPRAPQGRGGTLTEREREVLGHIADGRSNREIARSLHLSEKTVKTHVSNILMKLDLADRTQAALWAVRNGEAREGAGPRA, encoded by the coding sequence GTGCCTGAGAGCACACCGTCGATCCGCGTCCTGCTGGTCGATGACCACCAGGTGGTCCGGCGCGGACTGCGCACCTTCCTGGAGGTCCAGGACGACATCGAGGTGGTCGGGGAGGCCGCCGACGGGGCGGAGGGCGTCGAGCGGGCCCGCGAACTGGACCCCGACGTCGTCCTGATGGACCTCAAGATGCCCGGTGTCGACGGGATCGAGGCACTGCGCACGCTCAAGGGGGAGGGCAGCCGGGCCCGCATCCTGATCGTCACCAGCTTCACCGAGCACCGCACGATGGTCCCCGCGCTGCGGGCCGGCGCCGCCGGGTACGTCTACAAGGACGTGGACCCGGAGGCGCTGGCCGGTGCGATCCGCTCGGTGCACGCCGGCCACGTGCTGCTCCAGCCGGAGCTGGCCGAGGCCCTGCTCTCCGAGGACGGCCCGCGCGCGCCGCAGGGCCGCGGCGGCACCCTCACCGAGCGCGAGCGCGAGGTGCTCGGCCACATCGCCGACGGGCGCTCCAACCGGGAGATCGCGCGCAGCCTGCACCTGTCGGAGAAGACGGTCAAGACGCACGTCTCCAACATCCTGATGAAGCTGGACCTCGCCGACCGCACCCAGGCCGCGCTCTGGGCCGTGCGCAACGGCGAGGCCCGGGAGGGGGCGGGGCCGCGGGCCTGA
- a CDS encoding GAF domain-containing sensor histidine kinase → MSRHLEVREVLRRITASARDLLGAEYAALGVPDDHGGFAQFVVDGVTDEQWRAIGPLPRQHGVLAAMLHETGPTRLADVRKAPAFEGWPSAHPDMDAFLGMPILDTDAAEDEPQVMGVIFLANKRGGGLFTDHDEELLRILAAHAALALSNARLYERSRELTLAGERARIAHDLHDAVSQKLFSLRLTAKAAAKLVDRDPARARAELAEVARLAAEAADELRAVVVELRPAALEEDGLSATLASQVQVLDRAHTADVAFAADGVRALPPAQEAALLRVAQEALHNALRHSGAGRVTVTLAGTPARGAVLQVRDDGRGFDPESVRRAGRHLGLASMRDRAAAVGGTLTLESAPGRGTLVEMEVPGA, encoded by the coding sequence ATGAGCCGGCATCTGGAGGTCCGGGAGGTGCTGCGCCGCATCACCGCCTCCGCCCGGGACCTGCTCGGCGCCGAGTACGCGGCCCTGGGCGTGCCCGACGACCACGGCGGCTTCGCCCAGTTCGTGGTCGACGGCGTCACCGACGAGCAGTGGCGGGCGATCGGCCCGCTGCCCCGCCAGCACGGCGTGCTCGCCGCGATGCTGCACGAGACCGGGCCCACCCGCCTCGCCGACGTCCGCAAGGCGCCCGCCTTCGAGGGCTGGCCCTCCGCCCACCCCGACATGGACGCCTTCCTCGGCATGCCGATCCTGGACACCGACGCGGCCGAGGACGAACCGCAGGTGATGGGCGTCATCTTCCTCGCCAACAAGCGCGGCGGCGGCCTGTTCACCGACCACGACGAGGAACTGCTGCGGATCCTCGCCGCGCACGCCGCCCTCGCCCTGTCCAACGCCCGGCTGTACGAGCGCAGCCGCGAGCTCACCCTGGCCGGCGAGCGCGCCCGGATCGCCCACGACCTGCACGACGCCGTCTCGCAGAAGCTCTTCTCGCTGCGGCTGACCGCCAAGGCCGCCGCCAAGCTCGTCGACCGCGACCCGGCCCGGGCCCGGGCCGAACTCGCCGAGGTCGCCCGGCTGGCCGCCGAGGCCGCCGACGAACTGCGCGCCGTCGTGGTGGAACTGCGCCCGGCCGCACTGGAGGAGGACGGGCTGAGCGCCACCCTCGCCTCCCAGGTGCAGGTCCTCGACCGGGCGCACACCGCCGACGTCGCCTTCGCCGCCGACGGCGTGCGCGCCCTGCCGCCCGCCCAGGAGGCCGCGCTGCTGCGGGTCGCCCAGGAGGCGCTGCACAACGCGCTGCGCCACTCCGGCGCCGGCCGGGTCACCGTCACCCTGGCCGGGACGCCCGCGCGCGGCGCCGTGCTGCAGGTGCGCGACGACGGGCGCGGCTTCGACCCCGAATCCGTGCGCCGGGCCGGCCGCCACCTCGGCCTGGCCTCGATGCGCGACCGTGCGGCCGCCGTCGGCGGCACGCTCACCCTGGAGTCGGCCCCCGGCCGGGGGACGCTCGTCGAGATGGAGGTCCCCGGTGCCTGA